In one Streptomyces sp. T12 genomic region, the following are encoded:
- a CDS encoding NADP-dependent oxidoreductase, which yields MRAAVYRSLGGPDVVEVAEVDKPVPGLREIRIKVQAAALNPADAAAWGGVFPAPPEGAAYGLGWDVAGVVDAVGPGSHWTAGQSVIAFSHGLPLGLNRGQAEYIVVPSQAIAEAPAGVDPVHAATIPLNGLTAAQSVELLGIQAGQTVLITGAEGAVGGYAVQLAKRRGAVVIATDRSPDGEFATKVAGADVYVPASQTPAEDVRTVRPEGVDAVLDTARLGQAVIGAVADGGRFVTTRLDALPQTERGIRVLLTQVGPDAAMLTTLSDLAAAGDLALRVAETYPLQEAAQAHARMIKGGLQGRVVLTME from the coding sequence ATGCGCGCAGCTGTCTACCGTTCGCTCGGCGGCCCGGACGTTGTCGAGGTCGCTGAGGTCGACAAGCCCGTTCCGGGCCTGCGCGAGATTCGCATCAAGGTTCAGGCGGCCGCACTCAATCCGGCCGATGCGGCGGCCTGGGGCGGGGTCTTCCCCGCTCCGCCGGAGGGGGCCGCCTATGGTCTCGGCTGGGATGTCGCCGGCGTTGTCGACGCCGTCGGGCCGGGTAGCCACTGGACGGCCGGGCAGAGCGTCATCGCGTTCAGTCACGGCCTGCCCCTGGGGCTGAACCGGGGGCAGGCCGAGTACATCGTGGTTCCTTCCCAGGCGATTGCCGAGGCGCCTGCGGGTGTCGACCCCGTCCACGCTGCCACCATCCCTCTCAACGGTCTGACCGCGGCCCAGTCCGTCGAACTGCTCGGCATCCAGGCGGGCCAGACCGTGCTCATCACCGGTGCGGAGGGGGCGGTCGGCGGCTACGCGGTGCAGCTGGCCAAGCGTCGGGGAGCTGTGGTCATCGCGACTGACCGCTCGCCCGACGGCGAGTTCGCGACCAAGGTGGCAGGCGCCGATGTGTACGTGCCGGCGTCGCAGACGCCGGCCGAGGACGTCCGCACGGTGCGTCCCGAAGGGGTTGACGCCGTGCTGGACACGGCCAGGCTGGGGCAGGCCGTCATCGGCGCGGTGGCGGACGGCGGCAGGTTCGTGACCACACGGCTTGACGCCTTGCCCCAGACCGAGCGGGGCATCCGGGTGCTGCTGACGCAGGTCGGCCCGGACGCAGCGATGCTCACGACGCTGTCCGATCTGGCCGCAGCGGGAGACCTGGCGCTGCGCGTG
- a CDS encoding DUF6262 family protein has translation MTSMTDGRRADSARRRERVLKALDVLLRSDQDITVSGLARAARVDRTYLYRHRDLLERVHAAAAAPPEEGRIATVSRASLRADLTNALERNRRLAVRVRQLERRLSESLGESAWQESGLGASADIDQLQRRITLLEQDLADIRGQLDERTEELDAARAANRELTRALNQAR, from the coding sequence ATGACCAGCATGACCGACGGGCGGCGGGCCGACTCGGCCCGCCGCCGCGAACGCGTTCTCAAAGCCCTCGATGTCCTGCTGCGAAGCGACCAGGACATCACGGTCTCCGGCCTGGCCCGCGCGGCACGAGTGGACCGCACCTACCTCTACCGGCACCGCGACCTCCTCGAACGCGTCCACGCCGCCGCAGCCGCCCCACCAGAAGAAGGCCGGATTGCGACCGTCAGCCGGGCCTCGCTGCGGGCAGACCTGACCAACGCGCTGGAGCGAAACAGGCGGCTGGCAGTCCGGGTCCGGCAGCTGGAGAGGCGTCTCTCCGAGAGCCTCGGTGAAAGCGCATGGCAGGAATCCGGCCTTGGAGCGTCCGCCGACATCGACCAGCTTCAGCGTCGCATCACGTTGCTCGAACAAGACCTGGCCGACATAAGGGGCCAGCTCGATGAGCGGACCGAGGAACTCGATGCGGCGCGAGCGGCTAACCGGGAACTGACCCGGGCACTGAACCAGGCCCGCTGA